CGTCGCGTAGCTGGGCTGACCGGCCTCAACCCCGCAGTAGCGACGCTGGCAGTTGTTGTTGGTGTTGTATCCATCAACGTCGCGACCGGTGAGCCGCTTGACCTCGTTGTTGTAGGCCAAGGCGGCCTCCGAGCCGAACTTATAGTTCTTGTCGAAAACGATGCCGAAGGCCTTCGCCCCGCGAGAGTGCGCGTCGCGAGCCATGATCCTCGCGGAAGACACCGTGGCGGCCGCCACCGGCCACACCCACGGCTCACGATATTGGTCGATCACCATTCCGTCGGTCCCGACCACAGGGATTCTCGCCTTGTTGATGTCACCATTCTTGATGACGACCTGCAAGCCTTCGGACGACGGAACCACCGGCAGGTCGAAGTACCCTTCCTTGATGAAGTTCCGGATGTACCCGGCACCGCGCTGCGGTTCCCACCCGTCGTCGACATACTTGATCTCGAGCTGACGCCCGCAGATCCCCCCCTCACGGTTGACGGCATTGCGCACCGCCTCCATCCCGTACTCGACCTCACCGAGGAATGCGGCGCCGATGCCCGAGTGAACCACCGTTGTAGCCATCTTGATCGAGTCACCGGTGACCCCCGGGGCAGTCGCGCCACCGTTGCGCCCGGATTCGCACTCCAGTTTCTCGCCGGTCGGGGATGTACTGGTCGGCGTTGGGCCCATCGATGGAAGAGGCCCGCCGTAGGAGGGCTCAATAGTGGGCGAAACATACAGCGGGTCGTCGGGGCCTGCTACCGAAACTCTCTCCGTGCGCGGCGCCACCTGAACCGCCGAGAATGCTCCCACCAGAACGCCGACGACGAAGATCGCGGTCAGCTTGAAAGCCGACGATGACGGCTGCGACATCAAGACCCTCCACTCAAAAGACGGACAAGCTCGCGACGCCGCCAAACCGAAGCCCCGGCGGCACCGAAGAGGGCAAAGACCAGCGACACCAGGAACGCCTGCTTGGGCGAGCGCACAAGCAACAGGGCCGTGCGAAGCACCCTGTAAGGCAAAGGACCGTCGAACACCTCGTCGGTGCGCTCGAAATGCTCACCCAAAACCGAGGGAATCCGACCGAGGATCGGGGTCGGACCCGACGGCGTGGGCGCAGGTGACGGCTGGATCCCCCCGGCGGTGCGAGGACGGACCCAGTAGATCGAGGAGAGGTGAACGGCGGCGAGCTGCACATGGAGGCGCGACTTCTCCGCGTAATCGTTGAACACCATCACCTCGAGACCCGGCACGGCCTCGGAGCTTTCGTTCTCCATGGTCAACCTGTCCACATAGTCGGCTTCGCTCTTGGCCACGCTCGCGAACGCACCCCCGCGGGTAGCCTGGATATCGGCGGTCGGAAGGATGATTCGCATCTTCAGGCTGGCATTGTCGTTTACGGCCTTGGCAAGGGACTCCAGCGAGCACTCCTTCGGGCAGCGGAACTTCTCTGCCCCGGCCCCGTCCCGAAGGACGACGTCCTCCAGGACGCGCGTCCAGGATGCGCGTGCGGTGCCCGGTCGGCCGTACGCCGCCACCGTCGCCGTGGCCGTCACGCGGCCGATGGACAGCTCGGCGCCGCCGGGTGCCGTGATGTGAATACCCCGCGCGGTCGTCGATGCTTCGGCCAGCATCCCGCGCTCGGCGTCCCGGCGCGCCGAGGAGGAGAACTCCGAGGACCCGACCAACAGCCCGTCGATCGCCGACCGACCGACGCTCGCCGAGGCCGACCCGTACATCTTCTCCAAATCACAGCGAACCGACGAGGCCGCACCACCGGGCTCCTCGCCCCCGGGTGAGGGTTCCGTCGGCGTCCCGCCTCCATCCAAACACGACTTCGCCGGCCACGGCCACTCGGCCGCCGCCACCGCCTGCCCCCCCGCACCACCCGCGGCTCCGGCCGTATCCACGATTGTGTTTCGGCGGCTGCGCCACTCGTTTTCCGTCAAAGGGTCCGGAGCCACCGCTTGTGCGGCGGCGCCGACGCTGACATTGCGCACGTCCAGCCTCGGCACGTTCGCCGCGGTGAGACTGCGGTCCCCCGGAGATACGCCCGCGCCGGCCACTATTGGACGTACGATCGAGTTGTTGTCCATCGGGCGCCGCACGGGCTCGCTGGCGCCACCCCAGCCTCCAACGAGGCTCGCGCGCGCGCCGAACCCGCCGACGGCACCGGCCCACCCGGAGGTAGTCGCGGCGCTCTCGGGGACGTCGACGGTCAGACAGTCCCAGCAAGGGGGTGGTGGCGGGACCGTGACCGCAGATCGGTCGGCAAAGACGGCCACCCGCATTCGTCCCGCCGGGTTCCTGGCCACGACATACGCGAAGTGCGTCACCGGATCAAACGCAATCGGCCCGGCGCCCAGCGTCCGCAAGGAAATCAGCTTGCCTTGCGACACAGGCGTTGTTCTGCCGTCGGCCAAGACCACGTTTTCGAAGTCGGCCCGCATCAGGACGTGGCCGGATACCGCGTCGACGCCCAGGGCAGACGCGTATTCGCTCTGGGCCGGAATGAATCCCACCCAGGCCGACAATCTGCCGTCGAACACCGCCGCGCCGGGAGTGGACGCAGACTGGCTCAGGACGAACATCCGCTCGGCTCCCGGGTCGAACACCGCCAAGCCGTTCAGGCCCTGCCCACTCATGTATGAACCCGAAACCGGATACGTCTCCACCGGGAATCCCAAGGCCTCGACGTCATCGGCGTCCGGATCTACCCAGATCCGCAGCAGGGCCGACTGCCCGGGAGAGCGAATGGCCGCGCCACCCTGAAGCTCGGGACGAATGCACGCCAGGAAAACGGCTCGGCCATTCTTGACCGGGAAGAGGCCGACACCGACGCCGGAAGAGGCCATGGGAAAAAGACACTCGCGCGTCATGGGTCGCTTCCACACCGGCTGGGCGCCGGGATTCGCGTCGTCGAGCGAGAGCAAGATCGAAGGCATTACCGGCGGAGTGACTAAGTTAGTTGAAACCGGCTTGATATACGGGCTCCCGAGGTTCCCGGCGACGTAGAGACGGTGGTCCTTGGCCACGCGGGCAATGCCCAGAGCAAACAGGCTCGGTACCATAAGCCCGAGATTCCACACCTGGGGACGAAACTTCATCGTCTCCAAGTCGAACAGACGGATCAAGGCGCATTGGTGGCAACCGGTCTCTTCCCCGTTCAAATCATGGTCCAGGATCCAGGCGAGGCGAAGATCCGAATCAACGACCGCCGTGTACGGGCCGATCTGCCCGGATTCCAGGTGAAACGCGACACTGCGAAGGGGCTCGGGAAAACTACCGCTAAGGTCAAACTCCGTTAGCCGCCCGGCGTGCTGGACATACAGACGGCGGTTGACCCAATCCGTCATAACGACCTTGGGCGAGGTGACAACACTCTCGTCGGCGGGAAGCCATCCCAGCATAGATAGGGAACCCGAGTCCGCGCGCGCGGGCGCCGGAACCAAGCCCCCCAGCACAATCGCAAGCGCCACTACCCCGACGACACCCCGACGCACACGCCGACGCACACTCCCCATGCGCGAGCAAGCCGATGGCGCCGCGCGCATAATGATCAACACCCCGGCGGGGCTAGGGTGCACTTGTCCAAACGGTAGTGCGCCCCCCGATCCGTCCGGTCAGGGCCTCCGATCCTTAGCACGACGTAGGTCCCCGAAGCGATGAACCTG
This genomic interval from Actinomycetota bacterium contains the following:
- a CDS encoding ABC transporter substrate-binding protein, translated to MSQPSSSAFKLTAIFVVGVLVGAFSAVQVAPRTERVSVAGPDDPLYVSPTIEPSYGGPLPSMGPTPTSTSPTGEKLECESGRNGGATAPGVTGDSIKMATTVVHSGIGAAFLGEVEYGMEAVRNAVNREGGICGRQLEIKYVDDGWEPQRGAGYIRNFIKEGYFDLPVVPSSEGLQVVIKNGDINKARIPVVGTDGMVIDQYREPWVWPVAAATVSSARIMARDAHSRGAKAFGIVFDKNYKFGSEAALAYNNEVKRLTGRDVDGYNTNNNCQRRYCGVEAGQPSYATQVQEFSKAGADFIAMFLEPTTALTWMATTGVPTPKDVAKGIGAAQPLFTWAFGKGCQAACDQMMVWTSFKGPIEEYANDPAVKKYVSDLKTTAPGADEYNAFTQGGYVGMLLLVDALKRVGPKLTRDALRAVLDSTRLSTGLTIQPTLKWSPKDHFANATMQAFTMQYKGSFSGWRSGQIVTDPTPQRGTD